The window CGAAATCACAGCCGTAGGTTTGTATGTGAAATTCTGGTTCCCCGACTTGCCTCAATGGATCCCTGCGCTTATATGTGTTCTTGTATTGTTTGCAATCAATATGGCAACAGTAAAAGCGTTCGGAGAGATGGAATTTTGGTTTGCGATTATTAAGGTTGTGACGATTGTCGCCTTAATAGTCATTGGGTTGATTTTGGTTTTTACCGGATATAAAAGCCACGGCACCCATGCTACGTTTTCTAATCTTTGGAGCCACGGCGGGATTTTTCCGAATGGAGTTTCCGGATTTCTGCTGGCTTTCCAAATGGTCGTGTTCGCCTATGTTGGAATTGAACTTGTGGGGGTGACAGCCGGTGAAGCGGAAAACCCGGAAGTTACTTTGCCAAAAGCGATTAACAATATACCCATTCGCATTTTGATTTTTTACATCGGCGCTTTACTTGTCATTATGTCGATTTATCCGTGGAATGGGGTCGATCCGAACAGCAGTCCATTTGTGAAAGTGTTTTCGCTTATCGGCATTCCTGCTGCTGCAGGTATTATTAATTTTGTCGTGCTGACTTCAGCAGCTTCTTCCTGCAACAGTGGTATTTTTAGCACTAGCCGAATGCTTTATACGCTGGCAAACGAAGGAAAAGCGCCGAAGAAGCTGAAAGAGCTGAATGATCAAAGCGTTCCTGCACCTGCTCTTATCACATCAACGCTTGTGCTTTTGATCGGTGTTTTATTAAACTATTGGCTGCCGGATCAAGTGTTCACGTTGGTGACGAGCATTTCAACCATTTGCTTTATATGGGTATGGGGCGTTATATTAATCGCTCATTTGCGATTCCGGAAATTAAAACCGGAAGAGGCTGAGAAAATTTCATTTAAAATGCCGTTTGCTCCTGTTTCAAACTGGATTGTGCTAGCCTTCTTTGTATTTATTCTTGTCGTGCTCGGACTGGCCGATGATACGCAGGTAGCTTTGTTTGTCACCCCGGTATGGTTTATTCTTCTGGCCATTGCGTATGGAATTACGAAGAGAAAACAAAAAGGCGCGTTGTAAAATTTCAGTCCTTTAGATGCAAGAACCCCGTTCCGAATTTGGAACGGGGTTCTTTTCGGGCATCGGCGGCCGAAATATCTACGGATGTCGTGAGATTAATATTGCCGATATACATAAGGATCTTTCGGTTTTGGTATTTCTTCCCATTTGGTTACTTTTAAATAAGGAATATTTTCTTTAAATGGCTGATAATAAGTGGTTTCCAGCGTTCCTTCTACTTGCAGCCATTCATCTTTGTGTATTTGGGACTTCACGTCTTTTGGAAACTCGACAAGCATTCCATATACTCCGGCATCGGCTATGCAATGGATAATCCCGAAGCGGAGAACAAATAATTGATTGTTTTCAATGTCATCTGTTCGATATGCGAATCCTTTTAAAACAACTTTTTTGTCAATAAAATTGCCCGGATGGTTATAAATGGATTCCAACGCTCGAAAATAATGTTTATCGTCCAGAACGATCCGGTTTTCGGACCCATATTTTTTCAAATCATTTTTGTCCATTTGATTATAGGCAATTTTGTCGTAATAAGGGCTGGCATCTGGACGCAAAATTTGATGGTTGGCATATTGATCGGTATCGTTGTCGATAAAAGAAAAGTGAAAACCTTTCGCTTTTACGATTGTGGAGTCCAATGTTGCTGCCGGCAAAAAAATGCCCGTTATGATGGGAATCAGCATCATAGTATAAGTGAATACTTTTTTCAAAATCGTATCTTCGTCATGGGAATGATCGTGGCCATGGTCGTGATCGTGATTGTGATCTTTACGTTTATCGCCTCTTGCCCATTGAATCAATTGATACAACGTTAAAAAGCCCATCAAAAAGATCATGCTGAAGGAAAGATACGAATATTTCATATTAATATATTTGCTGATATCTCCTTTGGCGTGCAGCATCATAAAAAAATACGTGAAGCCGAATAAAATAATAATCCTGAGCACGATAAACACCTCCTATACAAAGTCTCCTCTGTCGACTGTTTAAAAAGGTTCTACATTTGATTGAAGCAACAGGATTGTTGTGAAAGAAGCCACTTAGCTAAATGATTAATGCTCCGACAAAAACACATACAGCAATCAGTGAAACAAGCACAAACACAAACCATTTTTGAAAAGCGTCAAGCATCATGAATAAATTTTTGATATCCACCATCGCTCCAAACACTAAAAAAGCAATAATCGGACCTGTTCCGAAAAGCCCGGAAAAAGAAGAGGCGATAAATGCATCGGCTTCTGAACAAATCGACAGGATAAAAGCCAGCGCCATCATGACCAAAACGGCCGTTACTTTCGAATGACCGAATTCAAGCAAAGCGCTCGTTTTGAAAAAGGTTTGCATGGCAGATGAAATCAGCGCCCCAAAAATTAAAAATTTCCCAACAGAGAAAAATTCGTCAATGGCATGGTCGATGGTTCCAACTATTTTCGAGCGAAGGCTCATTTTATGAGATCCATGTGAGTGATTGTGAGAAAGATGATCCATCACCTTTCTTAATTGTTGGTCATTAAATAAATAAGAAATGGCAATGCTTACGACTATGGAAACTCCAATGGCTAAGCTGCAGCGATACAGCGCCATTTTCCAACTGTCCCCGAAAGCGACGAAAGTTGAAAATATGACAATAGGATTTATAATCGGGCCGCTCAA of the Bacillus smithii genome contains:
- a CDS encoding permease, translating into MSQTLLQMNTIFISIIIEALPFVVIGVFLSALIQMFVTEEMIAKMIPANRFASAALGSCIGSLFPGCECGIVPITRRLVQKNVPLHAAIAFMLSGPIINPIVIFSTFVAFGDSWKMALYRCSLAIGVSIVVSIAISYLFNDQQLRKVMDHLSHNHSHGSHKMSLRSKIVGTIDHAIDEFFSVGKFLIFGALISSAMQTFFKTSALLEFGHSKVTAVLVMMALAFILSICSEADAFIASSFSGLFGTGPIIAFLVFGAMVDIKNLFMMLDAFQKWFVFVLVSLIAVCVFVGALII
- a CDS encoding TIGR03943 family putative permease subunit; the protein is MLRIIILFGFTYFFMMLHAKGDISKYINMKYSYLSFSMIFLMGFLTLYQLIQWARGDKRKDHNHDHDHGHDHSHDEDTILKKVFTYTMMLIPIITGIFLPAATLDSTIVKAKGFHFSFIDNDTDQYANHQILRPDASPYYDKIAYNQMDKNDLKKYGSENRIVLDDKHYFRALESIYNHPGNFIDKKVVLKGFAYRTDDIENNQLFVLRFGIIHCIADAGVYGMLVEFPKDVKSQIHKDEWLQVEGTLETTYYQPFKENIPYLKVTKWEEIPKPKDPYVYRQY
- a CDS encoding amino acid permease, whose amino-acid sequence is MSDNRSLQRGLKNRHIQLIAIGGAIGVGLFLGSGKSIHFAGPSIMLVYLITGIMLFFMMRALGELLLYRPTTGSFTDFAETFIGPWAGFITGWTYWFCWIVTGIAEITAVGLYVKFWFPDLPQWIPALICVLVLFAINMATVKAFGEMEFWFAIIKVVTIVALIVIGLILVFTGYKSHGTHATFSNLWSHGGIFPNGVSGFLLAFQMVVFAYVGIELVGVTAGEAENPEVTLPKAINNIPIRILIFYIGALLVIMSIYPWNGVDPNSSPFVKVFSLIGIPAAAGIINFVVLTSAASSCNSGIFSTSRMLYTLANEGKAPKKLKELNDQSVPAPALITSTLVLLIGVLLNYWLPDQVFTLVTSISTICFIWVWGVILIAHLRFRKLKPEEAEKISFKMPFAPVSNWIVLAFFVFILVVLGLADDTQVALFVTPVWFILLAIAYGITKRKQKGAL